In a single window of the Arachis hypogaea cultivar Tifrunner chromosome 6, arahy.Tifrunner.gnm2.J5K5, whole genome shotgun sequence genome:
- the LOC112695975 gene encoding uncharacterized protein yields MAAKEILTRRPVAATIKLTVPAAAARPAPPVGPALGQYRLNLMAFCKDFNARTQKYKPDTPMAVTITAFKDNTFEFTVKSPSITWYLKKAAGIESGSGRPGHVTASTLSLKHVYEIAKVKQNDHYLQNMSLEAITKSIIGTANSMGIQIVRDLD; encoded by the coding sequence ATGGCCGCCAAGGAGATCCTAACCCGTCGCCCCGTGGCGGCGACCATCAAGCTCACCGTTCCAGCCGCCGCAGCACGCCCAGCCCCGCCGGTAGGTCCCGCATTAGGTCAGTACCGTCTGAATCTAATGGCGTTCTGCAAGGACTTCAACGCTCGCACCCAGAAGTACAAGCCCGATACCCCAATGGCTGTTACGATAACGGCGTTTAAAGACAACACCTTCGAGTTCACCGTTAAGTCGCCGTCGATCACGTGGTACCTGAAGAAAGCTGCCGGCATAGAATCCGGAAGCGGGCGCCCCGGTCACGTGACGGCGTCGACGCTGTCGCTGAAGCACGTGTATGAGATCGCGAAGGTGAAGCAGAACGATCACTATCTTCAGAATATGTCGCTCGAGGCAATCACCAAGTCGATCATTGGAACCGCGAATAGCATGGGGATTCAGATTGTGAGGGACCTCGATTGA